From a single Nostoc sp. MS1 genomic region:
- a CDS encoding DHA2 family efflux MFS transporter permease subunit — MPAQPLTVSGASKFWVLLGVGLGVFMSTLDVGIINVALPSIVKAFNTTFPTAQWAVLAYSLVSSGLVLGATRLGDMWGKKSLYQTGLAVFTFSSFLCGLAPSIELLIGFRGLQGLGAVFISGLGLAIVTEVFPAAERGRAVGIIGSVVSLGIAFGPSFGGLILSYFGWHAIFLINVPLGVIASILVARVVPPSVRAEGKQKFDPFGAVLALLTLGSFGLGMTFGQSQGFTSATSLVLLLIAVISFLTFLVVESILEFPLVELKLFRNLQMSMGLLSGWLAFIVITGALLVTPFFLERVKEYPTAKAGLLLAVSPVLSGLIAPVAGILSDRFGARRISIIGLSLMIGGCLAISTFDAQITEFGYISRYFIYGIGLGLFQAPNNTTVLASAPRERLGIASGLLSLSRTSGGTVGVPLMGAVFAAVIGSVAGGVDAAVAPPAAVVVGFQVTFRLAAIILSVAAIASVIRLRSSDKD; from the coding sequence TTGCCAGCACAACCTCTGACTGTATCAGGCGCTAGTAAATTTTGGGTTCTACTCGGTGTAGGACTGGGAGTGTTCATGTCTACCCTAGATGTAGGCATCATTAACGTCGCCCTCCCTTCCATAGTTAAAGCTTTCAATACCACTTTCCCTACAGCACAGTGGGCTGTACTCGCCTACTCATTGGTGAGTTCTGGTCTAGTTTTAGGTGCAACTCGCTTGGGGGATATGTGGGGGAAAAAATCGCTATATCAGACGGGACTGGCTGTATTTACCTTCAGTTCCTTTTTGTGTGGTCTAGCACCTAGTATTGAGTTATTGATAGGCTTTCGTGGACTGCAAGGATTAGGTGCAGTATTTATTTCTGGGTTGGGTTTAGCAATTGTAACGGAGGTGTTTCCGGCTGCTGAACGGGGTCGGGCTGTGGGTATCATTGGCAGTGTAGTGTCTTTGGGTATTGCCTTTGGCCCTTCTTTTGGCGGACTTATCTTGAGCTATTTTGGCTGGCACGCTATATTTTTAATTAACGTACCATTGGGAGTTATTGCCAGTATTTTGGTAGCGCGAGTAGTACCGCCTTCTGTGCGTGCAGAAGGAAAACAAAAATTCGACCCCTTCGGTGCAGTATTAGCTCTCCTGACTTTGGGAAGTTTTGGTTTAGGGATGACTTTTGGGCAAAGTCAAGGCTTTACCAGTGCTACCTCTTTGGTTTTACTATTGATTGCTGTTATCAGTTTTCTCACGTTTCTCGTAGTGGAATCAATTTTAGAGTTTCCACTGGTTGAGTTAAAGCTATTTCGCAACCTGCAAATGAGTATGGGTTTGCTGAGTGGCTGGTTAGCTTTTATCGTTATTACTGGAGCATTGTTAGTCACGCCCTTCTTTTTAGAACGGGTTAAGGAATATCCCACAGCAAAAGCTGGGTTGCTGTTGGCTGTTTCACCTGTGTTGAGTGGGTTAATAGCTCCGGTTGCGGGGATACTGAGCGATCGCTTTGGCGCTCGTCGTATTAGTATTATTGGGTTGAGTTTGATGATTGGTGGCTGTTTGGCAATCAGTACCTTCGATGCGCAAATTACAGAGTTTGGTTATATCTCGCGTTACTTTATCTACGGTATAGGTTTAGGTTTATTCCAAGCACCCAACAATACAACAGTCTTAGCCTCTGCACCCAGAGAACGTTTAGGCATTGCTTCTGGCTTACTTTCCCTCTCACGCACCTCTGGCGGTACAGTAGGAGTTCCGTTGATGGGTGCAGTGTTTGCGGCAGTTATCGGTAGTGTTGCTGGGGGTGTAGATGCAGCAGTCGCCCCTCCAGCAGCAGTTGTTGTGGGCTTTCAAGTAACATTCCGCCTAGCAGCAATAATTCTATCTGTTGCCGCTATTGCCTCGGTTATT